A region from the Xenopus laevis strain J_2021 chromosome 4S, Xenopus_laevis_v10.1, whole genome shotgun sequence genome encodes:
- the LOC108715934 gene encoding protein FAM3D-like: MRCSATIRVVLVLCTLITTWYFAETMYPNKVDMKSLKRIFDNIAEEEPTKKKVEFSCGNEKPCPDGYFAFRIISGAGNVVGPSICFDNTIIMSSVKNNVGRGLNIALINASNGTLIKTGTFDMYFADVKPLLEFIKPVKDGTLVLVASYDDPGTNLNEEARSLFKEFGSIHAKKVNFRDAWIFVGGKGINAESSFEQYLQNNKETNKYDGWPEVLEVEGCIPKKSN, from the exons ATGCGGTGCTCAG CTACTATACGGGTCGTATTGGTTCTATGTACCCTGATCACAACGTGGTATTTTGCAGAGACAATGTATCCCAATAAAGTCGATATGAAGAGTCTGAAACGCATATTTG ATAATATAGCTGAAGAGGAGCCAA CGAAAAAGAAAGTCGAGTTCAGCTGCGGGAATGAAAAACCCTGCCCAGACGGTTACTTTGCGTTTCGAATTATTAGCGGTGCAGGCAATGTCGTGGGACCATCTATTTGCTTTGACAACACTAT TATAATGAGCAGTGTTAAAAATAACGTTGGCCGAGGACTGAACATTGCACTAATAAATG CTTCCAATGGGACTTTGATCAAAACTGGGACATTTGATATGTATTTTGCAG ATGTGAAACCACTACTGGAATTTATAAAGCCTGTGAAGGATGGGACACTGGTGCTTGTTGCATCTTATGATGATCCAGGTACAAA TCTGAATGAAGAAGCCAGGTCTTTATTCAAAGAATTTGGGAGCATTCATGCAAAGAAAGTAAATTTCAGAGACGCCTGGATCTTCGTGGGAGGAAAAGGGATCAATGCAGAAAGCTCATTTGAACag TATCTCCAGAACAACAAGGAGACAAACAAATATGATGGATGGCCGGAGGTGCTGGAAGTGGAAGGCTGTATTCCCAAGAAATCAAACTAA